The window CGGGGAACCCGACACCCCCGGCGATCACCAAGCGTCAACGCCCGCCCCCGGCAGCCCCCTTGCCGCGCCGGGTCGGGCGCGAGGCCCGTCGGCGCACCGTCACCGGCAGTCACGAGACCGGGACGGGCCCGGGCCGCGCCCGTGCGGCCAGGCATTCGGCGATGCCGCTCCCGGGGGCCTTTTTTGCGCCGTAAGAGGATTCGGCCGGGGCCCGCGGTGCGCTCAATTGTGCGGCCGGGCTCTCAACGGATGAATATCCCGTCGGTACATGCTTTCGGCGTGCACCGACAACGATGATGTGCGTCTTATCCGCTCATTCTCGCGGAGCCGCGCTCAATCGATGAGCACTGGACTTCCGGCCAATTCCGCTCGGCGCTTTACGGGCTCGGTGGCGGACCGGCGGGCAGGGATTCCCGCCGGATTACGTGGGGTCCTGCCGCGATCGGCAGCGCCCGGCGCCCGTGGGGCCCCGGGCGCCGGTCCCGGCGACGCGACCCGGCGGAGAGGCACCGGGAGAGCGCGGGCGGCCCGGCGGCCCGGCGCGGTCACCGGCGGCCGCCCCGGCATCCGGGTCGCGCGCGTACGGAGACGGTGAGGGCGGCGGCCGGAACCCCGGCCGCCGCCCTCACACTCCCGTGCCGCCCTCACCGTCCCGTGCCGCCCTCACCGGGGCGGACCGTGCCGTCGCCCGCCGCTCCCGGGGCGGGCGTGGTGCCACCGTCCTCAGCCCACGAGGCCGTCGGCCATCTCCTCGCTGAGCGTCGCCTCGGTGCCGGGGATCCCGATGTCCTGGGCCCGCTTGTCCGCCATCGCGAGCAGACGCCGGATCCGGCCCGCCACCGCGTCCTTGGTCAGCGGCGGGTCGGCGAGCGCGCCCAGCTCCTCCAGGGATGCCTGCTTGTGCTCCATGCGCAGCCTTCCGGCCGCCGCCAGGTGCTCCGGGACCTCCTCGCCCAGGATCTCCAGCGCGCGTCCCACCCGGGCCCCCGCGGCCACCGCCGCACGGGCGGAGCGGCGCAGGTTGGCGTCGTCGAAGTTGGCGAGACGGTTGGCCGTGGCGCGGACCTCGCGCCGCATGCGGCGCTCCTCCCACGCCAGCACCGACTCGTGGGCACCGAGACGTGTCAGCAGCGCGCCGATCGCGTCACCGTCACGGACGACGACACGGTCGACACCGCGCACCTCCCGGGCCTTGGCCGCGATGGAGAGCCTGCGGGCGGCCCCGACGAGGGCCAGTGCGGCCTCCGGGCCGGGGCAGGTCACCTCGAGCGAGGAGGAACGGCCGGGCTCCGTGAGCGAGCCGTGGGCGAGGAACGCGCCGCGCCAGGCCGCCTCGGCGTCGCAGGTGGCCCCCGAGACCACCTGCGGCGGGAGGCCGCGGATCGGACGGCCCCGGCCGTCCACCAGGCCGGTCTGGCGGGCCAGCTGGTCGCCGCCCGCCACCACCCGCACCACGTAGCGCGAGCCGCGGCGCAGTCCGCCGGGCGCCATCACGATGAGCTCCGAGCTGTGCCCGAAGATCTCCAGGATGTCCCGCTTGAGCCGACGGGCGGCCATCGCCGTGTCCAGCTCGGCCTCGATCACGATCCGGCCGCTCACCAGGTGGAGCCCGCCCGCGAACCGGAGAATCGCCGAGACCTCTGCCTTTCTGCAGCAGGTCCGGGTCACGGGAAGCCGAGAGATTTCGTCCTTCACCGCTGGCGTCATCGCCATGGGCCGATCCTTCCATGCATCCGAAAAATACGGTCGTACGCGGCGGCCAACAGCTCCGGATCGTGAATCGGAACGCCGTCGGGTGAGGCCACGGGGGCCAGCTCGACCGCGGCTCCGATCCGCTGGGCGGCGTCGGCGAGGGACTCGCGGTCGGGCACGGCGGCCTCGTCGGCCAGCACCACGTCCATGGCGAGTTTAGGGGCGTGTCGTCCCAAAACCTCCAAATGACGCTGCGGTGAGAAGCCATCTGTTTCACCGGGCTGCGGGGCGAGGTTCAGCGAGAGGACCTTACGCGCCCTCGTGGTCACCAGCGCGTCGAGCAGTTCCGGCACCAGGAGGTGCGGGATCACGGAGGAGAACCAGGACCCCGGCCCCAGCACCACCCAGTCCGCGTCGAGGACGGCGGCCACCGCCTCGGGGACCGCGGGCGGGTCGGCGGGGACCACGTGGACGGACTGCACCTCGCCGGGCGTCAGCGCCACCGTCGCCTGACCGCGCACGGTGGATACGTCGTCGGGGCGCTCGGTGTCGTGTCCCCGTACGAGCGCCTGGAGCTCCAGGGGGACGGCGGACATCGGCAGCACCCTGCCGTGCGCCCCGAGCAGCTTGCCGACGAGGTCGAGCGCCTGGACAGGGTCGCCCAGCTGCTCCCACAGGGCGACGATGAGCAGATTGCCCACCGCGTGCTCGTGCAGGTCGCCCTTGGACTCGAAGCGGTGCTGGATGACCTGGGACCACGTACGGCCCCACTCGTCGTCGCCGCAGAGCGCCGCGAGCGCCTTGCGCAGGTCACCTGGCGGCAGCACGCCGAGCTCCTCCCGGAGCCGGCCGCTGGAGCCGCCGTCGTCGGCGACCGTGACGACGGCCGTGAGATCACCGGTGATCCGGCGCAGTGCCGTGAGGGACGCCGACAGCCCCATGCCCCCGCCGAGGGCGACGACCTTGGGCTGCGCGCCCCGTTTGCGGCCGGAGAGGGCGGCCGTGGCCCTGCTCAGACGCCGCTGGCGCAGCTGGCGACCGGTCATTCGCGCCCCATGTCCCGGTGGACGAGCACGGTCTCGATGCCTTCGGTGGACAGGCGGGCGGCCAGCTTCTCCGACATCGCCACGGAGCGGTGCTTGCCGCCCGTGCAGCCGACGGCGATGGTCACGTAACGCTTGCCCTCGCGGCGGTAGCCGGCCGCGATGAGCTGCAGGAGCTCGGTGTACTGGTTGAGGAACTCCTTGGCGCCGGGCTGGTCGAAGACGTAGTCGGACACCTCCTCGTTGAGCCCGGTGAACGGGCGCAGTTCCGGCACCCAGTGCGGATTCGGCAGGAAGCGGCAGTCGACGACGAGGTCGGCGTCGACGGGCAGGCCGTACTTGAAGCCGAAGGACATCACCGTGGCGCGGAGCTCCGGCTCCTCCTCGCCGGCGAACTGGGCGTCCATCTTGGCGCGCAGCTCGTGGACGTTGAGGCTGGAGGTGTCGATGACGAGGTCGGCGTCGCCGCGCAGCTCGCGCAGCAGGTCCCGCTCGGCCGCGATGCCGTCGACGATGCGCCCGTCACCCTGCAGGGGGTGGGGGCGGCGGACAGATTCGAACCTGCGCACGAGGGCGTCGTCGGAGGACTCCAGAAAGACGATCCGCCGGGTGACGCTCTTGGCGGCCAGGTCCGCGAGGGACTCCCGGAGGTTGTCGAAGAAGCGGCGTCCCCGTACGTCGACGACGACCGCGATGCGCGCGACGTTGCCCTGGGAGCGGGCGCCGAGCTCCACCATGGTGGGAATCAGCGCGGGCGGCAGGTTGTCGACGACGAACCAGCCGAGGTCCTCCAGGCACTTGGCGGCGGTGCTGCGCCCGGCGCCCGACATGCCGGAGATGATGACCAGCTCGGGGATGGCGGGCGTGGTGGCCTCGGCCGTCTCCTTGGTGCTTCCGCTTCCCGTACTCACGTGTACCGCTCCGTCTGCTCGGTCGCCCTCGTCCTGGCGTTCATGCGCGTGCTCGGTCATGTCGTGCTGCCCCCGTCGTCCTCTTCAATGATCTCTCCTGTGGCGGTGTTCACGGCGGGTGCGGCCGGGGCCGCCGCGGCAAGGGCGGCGGCCACCGATTCCGCCGTCCTGCGCCCTATCCCCGGGACCTCGCAGATCTCGTCGATTGTTGCCTGCCGGAGCCGCTTCACGGAGCCGAAGTGCTTGATCAGGGCCTGCTTGCGGGTCTCGCCGAGCCCCTGGACGTCGTCGAGCGGGCTGGTGCGGATGCGCTTGGCCCGCTTGGCCCGCTGGTAGGTGATGGCGAAGCGGTGGGCCTCGTCCCGGATGCGCTGGAGGAGGTAGAGGCCCTCGCTGGAGCGGGGCAGCACCACGGGGTCGTCGTCGTCCGGCAGCCAGACCTCCTCCAGGCGCTTGGCGAGACCGCACACGGCGATGTCGTCGATGCCCAGCTCGTCCAGAGCCCGCTTCGCGGCGGCGACCTGGGGCTGTCCGCCGTCGACGACGACGAGCTGCGGCGGGTACGCGAAGCGCTTGGGCCGGCCGTCGTCCTCCCGGGGCTCGTCCCGCTGCGCGGTGGCCGCTGCGTCCACGACCGCCGGGTCCGTGCCTGCCGGGC is drawn from Streptomyces sp. NBC_00178 and contains these coding sequences:
- the rapZ gene encoding RNase adapter RapZ; this encodes MTEHAHERQDEGDRADGAVHVSTGSGSTKETAEATTPAIPELVIISGMSGAGRSTAAKCLEDLGWFVVDNLPPALIPTMVELGARSQGNVARIAVVVDVRGRRFFDNLRESLADLAAKSVTRRIVFLESSDDALVRRFESVRRPHPLQGDGRIVDGIAAERDLLRELRGDADLVIDTSSLNVHELRAKMDAQFAGEEEPELRATVMSFGFKYGLPVDADLVVDCRFLPNPHWVPELRPFTGLNEEVSDYVFDQPGAKEFLNQYTELLQLIAAGYRREGKRYVTIAVGCTGGKHRSVAMSEKLAARLSTEGIETVLVHRDMGRE
- the whiA gene encoding DNA-binding protein WhiA encodes the protein MAMTPAVKDEISRLPVTRTCCRKAEVSAILRFAGGLHLVSGRIVIEAELDTAMAARRLKRDILEIFGHSSELIVMAPGGLRRGSRYVVRVVAGGDQLARQTGLVDGRGRPIRGLPPQVVSGATCDAEAAWRGAFLAHGSLTEPGRSSSLEVTCPGPEAALALVGAARRLSIAAKAREVRGVDRVVVRDGDAIGALLTRLGAHESVLAWEERRMRREVRATANRLANFDDANLRRSARAAVAAGARVGRALEILGEEVPEHLAAAGRLRMEHKQASLEELGALADPPLTKDAVAGRIRRLLAMADKRAQDIGIPGTEATLSEEMADGLVG
- a CDS encoding gluconeogenesis factor YvcK family protein, coding for MTGRQLRQRRLSRATAALSGRKRGAQPKVVALGGGMGLSASLTALRRITGDLTAVVTVADDGGSSGRLREELGVLPPGDLRKALAALCGDDEWGRTWSQVIQHRFESKGDLHEHAVGNLLIVALWEQLGDPVQALDLVGKLLGAHGRVLPMSAVPLELQALVRGHDTERPDDVSTVRGQATVALTPGEVQSVHVVPADPPAVPEAVAAVLDADWVVLGPGSWFSSVIPHLLVPELLDALVTTRARKVLSLNLAPQPGETDGFSPQRHLEVLGRHAPKLAMDVVLADEAAVPDRESLADAAQRIGAAVELAPVASPDGVPIHDPELLAAAYDRIFRMHGRIGPWR